CGATGCTAATATAAAAGTGAAATTCAGTAAGGGAATGAAAGTGGAGGtgagaatcaatgaagatgGTTACATGGGCTGTTGGTTCCCTGCAGTGATCATCGATACGATTGGAGACAAGTTTTTGGTTGAGTATCAGACTTTGCAGACTGATGACGAAACCGAATTACTCAAAGAAGTAGCAGAGAGTTCACATATAAGGCCTTTTCCTCCTGACATTAAATGTGCACACACTTTTGCACAGGACGAAATGGTTGATGCTTGGTATAATGATGGCTGGTGGGTGGGTCATATTTCCCAAATTCTTGGGGGCTTGAAGTACAAAGTCTACTTTATGACATCAAGTGAGGAATTGGAATTTGAACATCACAATCTTAGACCTCATCAAGAATGGATTGGTGGTCGATGGATTATCACTTCCAGGGTACGATGAACTACAGCCCCTCTGaacatttatttctttgacacACAGAGAGCATGCCACGTTTGATATGTGCCATacataaattttaataaattgatcATAGGTAGATCGGACTATGAACTTTTTGGTTTCATCCTTGTACGAGTAGGCATCTGCTGTAGTTGCACATATCCGGGCATCTGGTTgtggtgtttttttttgttggaaaatgacgACCTTAAGATGTGGTTCTTGGTTCATTTCTTTTCCAGGGTAGTAGGTCTGTTTGAAGCAGTCGACTGTGCAGTAACTTTGGGCCTCTGCTTCAATTGTAAGTTTACTCCTGACTCGCTGCTTTGTCCGACATGATGCCATTGTCCACATCTTGCAATGGCCATCCACTATGGTTCATTTCTTCTGTTCTCTGATCCTGTTTTGAAGGTGTAGGACTGATCAGTTGATTATGTATAGGCTCCTTGGTCAGTACAGATTGTGAATATGTCTAGTTCTCTAAGAAAGTTCTGTATGGCTGCAACTTCATCCAAGTAGTTGGATACTGCTCACGTAAGGTTCGTGAGCTTGTGAATTGTGGTTAGCTGAATGTTACATTTGGCGATCCTCTGTGTCATTGATGTCGGCTCTTGGAATACATTAAAGTAGTTGGATACTGCTCACGTATACATCTGGTTGTGGATCATATAGTGTAGCTGTGCCGAGATCCCTACGTTTAACGCATCTGTGTACTGATGTACACATGCACAAGTGCTTTAACTTTTGGTCAATCAAAACTTCTTCCTTTGTTCAGCCTTGCTCTTTGGATGGCATGTCACTGCATTTTACGAGGCTATATGTTGATCTGACTCCTTTCTTtgcattcctttttcttttcagtattAGCTGGGGAATGCGAGTGTGAGGGCGAAAGAACATACTACCTCGATCTCGGGCATCTATAACCCGGTCACAGAGTAGGAACTCTACTCAGAGCGAGTTCCGACCGTTAGGCAAAATCTTATCGACCTGGCCGCTTACAACCAACAACGGAGCAAGAGGGCTAGTAGGGCTATCGCCCCTGGCCAGATATTGTCGATGCAAATTCTCATCGAGTATAATCTACAACtaatgaaatcaaatttcacGAAACGTAAATTCTCCCAACACCCCCAAACCGTATTGGATAGACTACCTATCGCCATCTCCCGACTTGCGCGAAACATGAAATGAAACAGTACCgatcaaagaagaaatagtgacGCCCATGTTGACCATTCACGTGAACGAATTAGCTCGCTGTAATATATCAAGACGAATTGACAGTCCCAAAATTGGAATATAGTGGAGCCGCCCAGAAAATAAATGGCGAAAACGATCTCATCCAGCGACTTCCTCAGCGTCCTCACTGATTTCCACACGAAATGATGGAGGCACTCTCGTCGGATGGTGCTCCGGGGAAGTTTGCGTAAGGAAGCGAACAAAAGGAGTGTAATTCTAAATTAAAAAGCATATTCTTTCCTCGGCTAGCATCTTTCGGGAAACCCCACACTAAGAAAAGCATCTCCCCCAATCTCTTCCACGGTCCATTACTTGCTAAATACGATTAACCACCCCATTTTCTAACCAATtcactaaattaaaatataatgtACAGTTGATAAGAAGCAGGCAGcaaaaatctttttaataaATCGAATAAGGGATAATATGTTATTGGGTACCTTAttttatacaaatttatcaacagttcaatttttgtgccccGATTTTCCTCCAACCAATTGTCGCCATCTCCGGCGACTTCGCTATTCGAAGGCCGAGACCGGGAACGACCGGGAGAGCCCCACGGGGGTCTTGAACGTGATCATGAGCTCGGCCGTGGGCGTCGGGGAGCCGCCCCCGCCGTCGATGTGGATCTCGCTCAGCTTCACCCAGACGTTGAGGAACTCCTTGGCCTTGACCCCGCGGAGCTTGCGGATGCGGTTGGGCTCGACGTGGGCGGACACGACGGTGTCGTAGGAGACGACCACGTTGTCGGCCACCTTCTGCTCGGCCTTCTTGCGGTGCTTGAGCCACACCAGCCCCGCGCCCTTGTCGTAGCCGTACTCCTCGATCTCCTGGGACGCCGTGACGAGGCCGTTGGGGAGGCCGATCTCCGCCAGCAGGAGGTTCAGCTTCTCGCGGCAGATCTCGTCGCCGTGGTAGACCTCGGCCTTGGTCTTCATCTCGTCCGTGACGAGAGCCATcctcgaggaagaagatgg
This genomic stretch from Eucalyptus grandis isolate ANBG69807.140 chromosome 3, ASM1654582v1, whole genome shotgun sequence harbors:
- the LOC104415254 gene encoding uncharacterized protein LOC104415254, with product MALVTDEMKTKAEVYHGDEICREKLNLLLAEIGLPNGLVTASQEIEEYGYDKGAGLVWLKHRKKAEQKVADNVVVSYDTVVSAHVEPNRIRKLRGVKAKEFLNVWVKLSEIHIDGGGGSPTPTAELMITFKTPVGLSRSFPVSAFE